The Nicotiana tabacum cultivar K326 chromosome 5, ASM71507v2, whole genome shotgun sequence sequence ATAACGTTATGTGACTTTGGTGCAAAAATTATAATAATTGTGTGACCATTTTGAATTTTACCCTGAAATTTGAGGAGCAATTTTTGggatatgaagaaaaataggtTCTTTAACATTGACAAAGCACATCGCACTGAGTAGCTGAATATggctaacaacaacaacaacagtataatctcacaagtgaggtctggggagggtaatatgtacgcagaccttatccctaccccgaagggtagagaggttgtttccaggagaccctcggctcaaaaaagcaataggagatgatatattagtaccataaaaatgtgtaataaaaataacaacaatatataagagatatgaaatatgaaatacagaatacgagcTGAATATGGCTAAATAGAAGTAAAATACAAAGACTTTGATGTTTGAAAAAATGTCTTTTAGTATAGCTGAATATGGGTATTATGTCATTTGGTGACAACATTTCTGTTGGCATTATTACGAAATAAAAAGGAACAAAAGCAAAATAACCTTCTCTAGGATAATCTTGAGAATTAAAGTGaacttatataattaataaatataaagtCTGATGGCTTATTTAgccataattttttaatttttccaacAAGGTAAAAAAAATACCAggtaatttgttttatttttaaatttttaaatactTTTCCTTGACGTCattacttattttttttatatactcTTGAATAGTTCGATGATTTTATtgttgcaaaaaagaaaaaaaaagataatccCTTCATTTTAAAAGAATGAACGTATTACTATTTGGGGAgtcaaataagattttttttgacgatattttttataaataaattttaaatattttcaattGTTAACTATTATAACTTATACTAGTATTTTTTTATACAGTTTCtaaatatgtatattttatttttaaaaacttaaTGAATCTATGTCCGAATTCACAGTGAACTCAATTTTGATCCTCTTAATTCGAATAAGTTCAAATAGATTGAAATGGAGGGGGTAAGTGACTTTACTATACAATTTTATTAATTTGAATGACCATTCAAGAAATTAACTCTTATACTTTAGCCTCCTCTAGTTAGTTAGGTAGAAactaaagtatttttttcaaaatgaatttttttaaagtaaataaaTTTTGGGGTATGGTCATTTAATTTCACTTACACTTATACTTCACAAATTAACTTCTAATAGCAAGCATAAAATTCTGCATAACATTTTCCTCTATATATAGTATCATTTCCAAAAGTAAAGCATATTTTTGCTTAATGGTCACTCATTACAAAACTTAGTTCTCTTTCATTACCTCTTCAACCTTAGTCTATTTGCATATAATTCAAAATTTATACCAAAAATGGTAGATTCAAGATCAAAACCTCATGCAATATTAGTATGTTATCCACTACAAGGCCATGTTATTCCCACAATAAATCTAACCATCAAGCTTGCACAAAAAGGCTTCACTATTACCTTCATCAACACTCAATCTATACACTATCAGATCACTCAAAAGAACGATCAGGACGATATATTTTCTACCTATCAGGGTCTCGGGCTAGATATACGTTACATGACAGTATCTGATGGACTTCCATTAAATTTCGATCGGTCATTGAACCATGACCAATTCATGTCTGCCTTGTTACATGTGTTCTCAGCTCATGTTGAGGAAGCTTTGCTGAAAATTATGGAATCGAAAATCGATCCTCCTGTGAATTGCTTGATTGCtgattctttctttgtttttccaGGAAAATTGGCCAAGAAATATGGACTTTTGTACATATCTTTTTGGACAGAGACAGCTTTGGTTTTTACCATTTATTATCATCTTCATCTCTTGGAGTTAAATGGCCACTTTGGTTGTACTGGTAAGCCTCCCTAAGTTCATTTTCCTTCTCTCCTATATGTTTAATTTGAgcggcaacaacaacaacaacaacaaactcagtagTTTCCTACAAGTAGGGTATGGGGAGAgtaagatgtacgcagccttacccctacccctggaagggcagagaggctgtttctgatagaccctcggctagagaacgactgaaaaagaaaaagcaattGCAACAAGTAGGAATAGTAACAAGATGAAATAAGATTGAATCCAAGAATGCAGTTAAATTTTATGTAGTAATAGTCATCTATGGATAAAAGATATCGTACTAACACTAATGCTAGCGAACTGAGTAAGACAAAAAGAAACGTTCGACTACCTacgaaccttctaccctaattttTGACCTCTACATCCTCCTGTCTAGGACCATGTCCTTAGTCAACGAAGAATTTCAAAATATGGCATCAAATATATATGATGGTAGGTTAAAGTTAAATCCTGAATCACAAATTTCATGTGTATAGGTATATTAATTAATAGAAGAGGCGGAGCTAGGTTCATGTGAGGGGTTTAATTGAATCTCCTTCATCGAAAATGGTACATGCAAATAGGGAGACAACGATTTTTTTCTGGTTATATATAAACTATTGAATCCCCTAGATATAAGGAAACATTTTAGTATGATAGCAAAAAGGATCGATTCAGAATTTTTAATGTTCtttttagagatatttttattcATTTCACAATAAATCAATTTCGTAATTttagtaaaaaaagaaaaaaactatcATATAAGAAAATTTTTCTTATTCTAATACAACATTCTTTTATAAAGATGTAATTAATTAGTATTAACAATCTTTGGTAACCAAACAAGCCTTAATTGATTTTCCATTTGAATAATCGCCTTTCGTctttttcattgattttcaatatatatatatatatatatatatatatatatatatatatatatatatatatatatatatatatatatatatatatattaaaaacataaaagggtcaaatataccctTATACTATGATAAAAGCTTTAAATATATCCCTCGTTATACTTTGGGTCCAAATAGACCCTTACTGTAATattattggttcaaatatacccctcttccGTTAAATTTGTCCAAGGTGGATATCCAATATATCCTACGAGACAGTAAAATTTGATGAGAtagatgtcatgacccaaaaatcacaagtcatgatgacacctaactcaaccgctaggtaagccaactaacatgAACAACACAATACGAATAAGATAATAAGAAAATAGAGGATAGCTAACTGAACCTTTACATATTTAACCAAGATCTCGTAGtacgaatcatgagcttctaagatttggaATTTCAAAGCTGATACAAATAAATACACGTTCTGTTTGAAGGTTACATAAACAGATTAATAGTAAtctaaactaccaaggacaagtggcagttATATCTAAACGCACGAACATCTTCCGAATCAGCACCCGACATCACCAGCAGCTCCACTCCAAAATTTGCACGGGACGTGCAGAAGTGttgtatcagtacaaccaaccccatatactggtaagtattttgtctaacctcgtcgaagtagtgacgaggcttttagTTAAAAGATGCTTACTGCTATAACATGTACATTAGACTAACAGTAAAAGCAGTTCAAAGCATAACCGATAAAAGTATCATAAACAACTCGGCGAGACAGTCAATAATTACAAAAGGGAATCACAGTAAAGTATGAGATATATGTCCAAAATGCCAACTGTCAAATCACATGGCACGGTaatacccttcatgcttttatctcatcctcaccatgtatAATTAGATTATGTAACATTTCAATTAGCACGACAACACCTCTCGTGCGTTCAACTCATCCTTCCAAATGAACGTATAACGTAACCTACCATATGACAGAAACACAATGACAGGAATTACAAAGTAGGGAATACGTAAATAACAACAATGGACAAGGATATACATGTGGGAAACAATAAAGAACTAAACGGAAAGCACATGAGTAATAACAACAACTGGAAAGCAAGGTATATTAACTTCAATTAACTAGTATATTGGAGGCCTAAGTACAATTATAACAATTTAGATGGAAACGCATGATCTTCATAAGTTAACGAATAAGGCATGAATGGCTAGCATGGTGAAAGACTTAAACTAAAGTGCAAcagaataaatacaacatgagtataattataaaagcaGGAAGTAGGCACGGTATTCGCAAATTAGGCAAGTAAAAGAAATGGACAGTGCAACAACAATAGAGATAAAAGCTAGGTACAGGACAATAGCGACAAGTCACACAAAATATGTAAGTACAACAATAACAGCTCAAGGTAAGGGCACAAATGTATATACGGGAAAGCAGATACCAcatcataatgcatgtccctcgtcctcacctgcacggaaacaccctttgtGCCATGACCTCACTATAACATACAagcataacaatataaatgaaatgacacggtatcatccttcgtgctttcaCTCTCAATGAtaggcacaacatcacccttcatgcttttactctcaataatatggcacggcatcgcccttcgtgctttacactctccctcacatgataatgtataaagcatggcgcggcatcacccttcgtgctttacactcttccttaccaagcatatataACAGCAacaaacaaggcaggaagcataactgacatcaaggagagtgttttaaCGGATATTTCAAACAATTCCCAATTACAACTTTTCAAGTCAACAATGATTCAATAACCTTCAGGAACCATATTATTCAAATACTTTCACAAATCTCATACATGATTCACAACACAAGTATAGAGTCTAGCATCTCATGAATATCGGTTGTAGTAATGTAGTAATGATTTCACATAGAGATGACCGAATTAAACACATCAGTGTATTCTTACAATTTCCATCAAGTGTGATCCAAGTTATAACAAACTAAGTCTTGATATCTATTATTTAATATTATGTCTTTAATATCTAAGAGTCAAGTAAGGCATTAAGGAGAATGTCACCAATCTCTACACACACAATTATAACATAATCCACCCCAttagcatgattaaccctggcacatatatatacgctcatcacctcatatatgtatcaccctcgcatgtagcaaacaatgacaaataggaggaaaaattccttcaacaaagctaggcaaaacacttacctcaattcggtcAATCCAACACTCAATTTAGTCTTTTCCTCCACAAATTCGCCTCCGCCCGACTCACTCCAGCCTATGACGACTTGAATACACcacacaatgcaagagaaaataattccaattaataaagctatgatttttattagatttcccaaaagtcaacaaaagtcaaaccccgagtccgcccggtcaaaacccgggtccaagggtaggtcttgactacccatagtcTCACTAGTCcaaatatgtattttgttttcaaatccgagtcttaTTCGactccaaatctcaaattttcatttttcaaagctttgacaaaatccccaattttttcatagttttcccatgaatttgatgttaaattttgtataaaatcatgaaatataattggaaattgattaaagatacttacccaaagattttccatgaaaatccccGCTCAAAATCGCCTCACCtcgaagctagggttcaaaaatatgaagaataaaGCAAAAACCCGGAATTCTCAGCATTTAACAGGttacagatgtcgcaattgcgacaggaagttcgcaaatgcgaagctccaATTGCGAAGAatacatcgcaattgcgaacctggaGGATACCTGCtgaggtcgcatttgcaacagaaaacttcgcaaatgcgaaaaccaGCCTTCGCAAATGCAGCTGGTTCATCGCAAATTCGAAAACTGCCCAGTCACCCAGGCTTTGCAAATGCGgggtttcttcgcaaatgcgatggccgcatttgcgatccaaacctcgcaaatgcgaaaatactAGAAACAACAATTAAAAACTATGCAAGAACACTCCGGAActaatctgaaactcacccgagccctcgaggctccaaaccaaatatgcacacaagtctaaaaacacaacacgaactcgctcgtgcactcaaatcatcaaaataactccTGCAACCACGATTCGGACGCCAAAACGCATGCAAATCAAATTagacttcaagaacttctagaatcacaACTAAGCATccgaacctatcaaatcaattcagaaTGGCGCCAAACTTTGCAGACGAGTTCCATATGACAAGACGAACCAATCGAAGCTTCAACTCACGCATGACAGcctcgaaacgatgaatcacacctcaagtcaaaatcaataaaatttgaaacttcaacttccacaaccgatgtcgaaacctaccaattcagctccgattgacctcaaatttcgcacataTGTCACACTTGACATtatagacctattccaacttccgaaattgaatttcgaccccgatatcaaaaagtccactcccggtcaaacttcccaaaaatccaatttttgccattttgcgtcaaattcaactacggacctccaaatcacaatccggacgagctcttaagtccaaaatcacccaacgaagctagcggaactgacgaaactccattctgaggtcaaatgctaaaaagtcaaacttggtcaactcttccaacttaataCTCAACTCtcgaagttcattcttccaaatcgattccggacAACCCGAAAACTCATACCGACGatttacgcaagtcataatacatcatgtggAGATACCCAAGCCTTCAAACACCGAGTGAAGTGCAGATTcccaaaacgaccagtcgggttgttacagtAGATGTCACGTGACATGCTACCTCAGTGCTCCTAACAGTAGTATATTTAGACCCAAAGTATAACGAAGAGTATATTTAAACCTTTTCTCATAGTACATGAGTATATTTAGACCCAAAGTATAACGAAGAGTATATTTAAACCTTTTCTCATAGTACATGGGTATATTTAGCCATTTTCCATAGTAGAAATATATAACGAACCTATTTTTATGACAATTTCACTACTGCAATTCGTTTAGTTTTCTACTAAAATGTTCAGTAAACTTTTATTCTTGTTTCTTTTGCTATTGACAACAGACAAAAGTGAGGACGTGATTGACTACATACCAGGAGTCCAATCAATCAGACCAAAGGATCTAATGTCATATCTTCAAGAAACAGACACAACCTCAATATGTCATCAAATTATTTCTAATGCCTTTGAAGATGTAAGAAGTGCTGACTTTATTTTATGTAACACTATCCAAGAGCTCGAACCCGAGACCATATCAGCTTTACAAGTTGAAAAATCATTTTTTGCGATAGGTCCCGTTTTTCCACCCGAGTTCAACAAGATTGACGTGGCTACTAGCATGTGGTCCGAGTTCGACTGCACCCATTGGCTCGACCTACAACAACATGCAACAGTCTTGTACGTGTCATTTGGTAGCTATGCCCATCTTAACAAAAATAATCTTCTTGAAATAGCTTATGGTTTATTATTAAGTAAAGTTAGTTTTATTTGGGTGCTCCGACCCGATATTGTCAGCTCCGATGACCCGAATCCATTACCGGAAGACTTTCAAAGTGAAACTCATGGTCGTGGTTTGATCATACCTTGGTGTTGTCAGAAACAAGTGTTGACTCATACAGCAATCGGAGGATTCTTGACTCATTGTGGTTGGAACTCTATTTTGGAAGCTATTTGGTGTCAAGTTCCGTTGCTTTGTTTCCCTTTGCTCACTGATCAATTCACTAATCGAAAATTAGTCGTTGATGATTGGAAGATCGGACTTAATTTGTGCGATAAAAATCAAATCACTAAGGACGAAGTATTGGAGAAAATACACCATTTAATGTATGGAAAATCAAGTGATGAATTTAGAAATGCAATCAAGAAAGTGAAAAAGATGTTAGAGAATGCAATACGAGCTGGAGGATCATCACAGGAAAACTTGGATAATTTTATTGGAACAGTATATTtattggccggtaaagaactcacacatccagaagatgaaagtagcagagatgaggatgttgaggtggatgtgcgggcatacaaggatggataagattaggaatgaagatattcgagagaaggtgagtgtggcccccatggaggacaagatgcgggaagtaagactcagatggttcgggcacattcagaggaggagcactgatgcaccggtgaggaggtgtgagcgactggctgtagtgggcacgcggagaggtagaggaagacctaagaaatattggggagaggtgatcagacaggacatggcgcgacttaggattactgaggacatggcccttgatagggaattttggaggtcgagcattaaggttgtaggttaggggagagtgtgaatatttctacagcacaatagagtgagactatccagttaggagttagactaggaatgtcattggtcgtctattgatgcagggctttaccttctagttgtactataccagccatctatttcgtatttcgtatttcgtattctgtatttcatatttcatatctcttatatattgttgttatttttattacgcatttttatggtactaatatatcatctcctattgcttttttgagccgagggtctcctggaaacagcctctctacccttcggggtagaggtaaggtctgcgtacatattaccctccccagtcCCCACTTGtaagattatactgggtcgttgttgttgttgttattgttgttgttgtatgttaaTAATAAGTTTGAATTTCTAGAAATTAGCAGGTGCATGATGTTGGTACTATATATTCATGCGTTTTTTAGGATATTaattatgtaattttttttttgcacaTTCCTTATGTATTTGATTTGTTTTTTCAATGTAGCCAATTTCCTATAATATATTTATGAAATTAGTAAAGGTAATtcaaatccaaaagaaaaaatgTACTCACTCCCTTCACTTTTACTTGTTTACTATACTAAAAgtatattttatcacttttacttgtccactctacttaataaagaaaatgacaatctttttttttcatgCTTTACTCTTATCATTAATTACGCATTCTCCAAATTATTTCTCAAGACGTTTAGGAAatggtatttttcaaaatttttgaaaaatactatCGTTATTATGGAtagaattataaaatatatacttcatttattttttttttttaaagggaGCAAAAACTCAAAAGTGAACAATCAAAGTGAAAGGAGGAAGTACTAATCAATGGAAACAATGAGGGAATTACTCCTAGTGCAATCCATGCTAATGGACTGAGGATAAGGATAAGTTTGGCCTTGAATTCAGtgtaaacaaaaggaaaaaaaaaagtaactttGACTTATTATAAATAACCTATTACATCAGAGTAAAAATTCTTACCTGTAGATGTATATAACTTTAACTAAATCCATTATAATTAAGTTTGTCACTCTCCATTTCATTCCTCTTACATTTTCTTGTTCTAGtatttgttcttctttctcttcacAGCCATGGTTTTTGATAGAGATAATGCTCGTTTTGCTGTTGGTGTTTTTGGTCAGTTTAATTTTCTTGCCCCCCAAAAAAAGTACACATaattaacacacacacacacacacgaatTGTTTCtcactatttatttttttgggcAAAGTCCTGTTATACATGAATTTTTCTatgttttttcaattttcagGGAGTACTGTTGCACTCATCTTGTTTTTATCACCATTGTAAGTAAGCTTTTCCCATGTTAACTCCACTGTTTTCTTTGAGTTCTCAAGATAAAGAATACATATATCATGACAGTCACGGGCggatttaggatttttagaacaTGAGTACACCACTAAAAAAGTGAGAAAAAAGTACGAGGTGGGAATCGATTTATGTTCCTTTGGATAAATAAAGCGGCATTCAAAGTgcattattcaatatttttagagCATGACGGCCAACAGATAATATTAGATCAATTTTACGagatatatacataaaatatccCTTCCCCCGCCCCAAAAAAAAGCATGCATTGAACAGATTATTATTGATTTTACATATATATACAGACAGTATAAAGAATTTAATTGATGATTACCACAAGATAACAAAAGTGATATAAGAGGTAAACTCAATTATGTGCTTTAATCTTTGAAGGGGAACCTTGACATAACTGGTAAAGTTATTGTCATGtaaccaggaggtcacgggttcaagccgtggaaacagcctcttgcagaaatgtagggtaattctgcatacaatagacctttgtggtTTACCTTCTCCGGACCCGGCGTatagcgagagcttagtgcacccGGCTGCCTTTAGTATTTGACTTAACCTCTTAGTGATAAACTTTTTAACCTTTTGATTAGGCCAACATTTATTCATACATGGAAGAAGAAATCAATGGAGAAGTTCTCACCATTTCCATACATTGCAACATTCCTAAACTGTGGCCTTTGGCTTTTGTATGGACTTCCATGGATTCAACCACATGGGGGCATTCTTATAATGACCATTAATGGCATTGGACTTGGCATTGAGATAGTGTACTTGACGCTATTCGTGCTGTACTCTGAAAGGAAGCAAAGGATGAAAGTTTTCTTCATTGTCCTAAGTGAAATCATGTTCATTGGTTTAATTGCCATTCTTGTCATAACTCTAGTCCATAGCCATGAAAAAAGGTCTACAATTGTTGGTAATATTTGCATGGTGGGAAATATTTTGATGTATGGTTCTCCTTTGGCCATCATGGTACGTAAATAATTTATCTTACGTCAGTAGAAAATATATAGAACTTTTGATGTTTTTTATTTTGGCATAATACATAAATAGGCCCTCAAATTTGGCCTCAGCGGTCAAGTATGCCCTCCAACTTTGGGTGTGCACTAGTAGGCACCTCAACTTGTCTACACTTTATCAGTTGAACACTCCAACTTACAAAATGATCAAGGAAACACCTCCAAAATTTATGTGTCACGTCTGTTTCACGACAACATTTGTGTTTACATGTTCAACGTTATACAAATTGAGGTGCCTACTTGCGCACATCCAAAATTGAAGAGCGTACTTGCCAGTTGAGGCCAACTTTAAGGGCctatttatgtattatgacttttattttatataatattagtTTGAGATGAGTTTAAATGAAGCTATCATGACGAGTAGAAAAACATAAATTTTACTATTGTAGAAATTGGTGATCAAAACCAAAAGTGTGGAGTACATGCCgttcttcctttcctttttctcctttctctgCAGCGCTAGCTGGACTACTTATGCCCTCATTCGTCTCGACGTCTACATTCTTGTAAGTATTTCTTCAACTAATTCTTTGAGGTTATCTATTGCTATTATATACTGTcaatgtatataagttaaatgcATATCGAATTTTCAAAAAAGTCCAATTCTTCATTTCAGACGCCAAATCTGATTGGAACGGTGCTCGGCCTCGTCCAACTGCTGCTTTATGCTACTATGAGACAGATAGCAGAAAGAAAAGCCCAAGGAAAACTGGATTTGGTTGAGAAGACAGTCTCTGGAGTCACCAAAAACACAAGCAATGAAGCTAGTGTTTAACTTAGTGTTAATAAGGCCCATATTCTAGTTATTTTGGGCCATTAACCCTACCTTATGGGCCCATTTTCCTTTCCTAGGAccacatcccccccccccccatgttgGAACACagacaataaataacaataagcaGCAACAACTTCCATCTACTGTGATAGTAATTCTTTGTTTCTCTAATCTTATTATCAAAGTTTAAATATGGTTAGGCGCACGTCACAGGTTTGTAACTTGCTGATAAAAGTCTGGTATTTAAGTTGAGAATGGTGGGGGTACCCGTTATTCTCTGAATATTGAACCATATACTATTAAAACCATCGAAGATTTATATTTCTCCAAAAATTCATCAAGCTTAAATGATATTTGTGGATTATGCACACATGGCAGCTAAAAGTCAAGTAGTTTATTGGGagtatagaatatatatatatgtttggtTATACATGCGAGAAGTCTAGAAATGGA is a genomic window containing:
- the LOC107799914 gene encoding bidirectional sugar transporter SWEET4-like isoform X4, giving the protein MVDSRSKPHAILVCYPLQGHVIPTINLTIKLAQKGFTITFINTQSIHYQITQKNDQDDIFSTYQGLGLDIRYMTVSDGLPLNFDRSLNHDQFMSALLHVFSAHVEEALLKIMESKIDPPVNCLIADSFFVFPGKLAKKYGLLYISFWTETALVFTIYYHLHLLELNGHFGCTGSTVALILFLSPLPTFIHTWKKKSMEKFSPFPYIATFLNCGLWLLYGLPWIQPHGGILIMTINGIGLGIEIVYLTLFVLYSERKQRMKVFFIVLSEIMFIGLIAILVITLVHSHEKRSTIVGNICMVGNILMYGSPLAIMKLVIKTKSVEYMPFFLSFFSFLCSASWTTYALIRLDVYILTPNLIGTVLGLVQLLLYATMRQIAERKAQGKLDLVEKTVSGVTKNTSNEASV
- the LOC107799914 gene encoding UDP-glycosyltransferase 86A2-like isoform X1; translated protein: MVDSRSKPHAILVCYPLQGHVIPTINLTIKLAQKGFTITFINTQSIHYQITQKNDQDDIFSTYQGLGLDIRYMTVSDGLPLNFDRSLNHDQFMSALLHVFSAHVEEALLKIMESKIDPPVNCLIADSFFVFPGKLAKKYGLLYISFWTETALVFTIYYHLHLLELNGHFGCTDKSEDVIDYIPGVQSIRPKDLMSYLQETDTTSICHQIISNAFEDVRSADFILCNTIQELEPETISALQVEKSFFAIGPVFPPEFNKIDVATSMWSEFDCTHWLDLQQHATVLYVSFGSYAHLNKNNLLEIAYGLLLSKVSFIWVLRPDIVSSDDPNPLPEDFQSETHGRGLIIPWCCQKQVLTHTAIGGFLTHCGWNSILEAIWCQVPLLCFPLLTDQFTNRKLVVDDWKIGLNLCDKNQITKDEVLEKIHHLMYGKSSDEFRNAIKKVKKMLENAIRAGGSSQENLDNFIGTVYLLAGKELTHPEDESSRDEDVEVDVRAYKDG
- the LOC107799914 gene encoding uncharacterized protein LOC107799914 isoform X2, yielding MVDSRSKPHAILVCYPLQGHVIPTINLTIKLAQKGFTITFINTQSIHYQITQKNDQDDIFSTYQGLGLDIRYMTVSDGLPLNFDRSLNHDQFMSALLHVFSAHVEEALLKIMESKIDPPVNCLIADSFFVFPGKLAKKYGLLYISFWTETALVFTIYYHLHLLELNGHFGCTDKSEDVIDYIPGVQSIRPKDLMSYLQETDTTSICHQIISNAFEDVPFFHPSSTRLTWLLACGPSSTAPIGSTYNNMQQSWSTVALILFLSPLPTFIHTWKKKSMEKFSPFPYIATFLNCGLWLLYGLPWIQPHGGILIMTINGIGLGIEIVYLTLFVLYSERKQRMKVFFIVLSEIMFIGLIAILVITLVHSHEKRSTIVGNICMVGNILMYGSPLAIMKLVIKTKSVEYMPFFLSFFSFLCSASWTTYALIRLDVYILTPNLIGTVLGLVQLLLYATMRQIAERKAQGKLDLVEKTVSGVTKNTSNEASV
- the LOC107799914 gene encoding UDP-glycosyltransferase 86A2-like isoform X3 codes for the protein MVDSRSKPHAILVCYPLQGHVIPTINLTIKLAQKGFTITFINTQSIHYQITQKNDQDDIFSTYQGLGLDIRYMTVSDGLPLNFDRSLNHDQFMSALLHVFSAHVEEALLKIMESKIDPPVNCLIADSFFVFPGKLAKKYGLLYISFWTETALVFTIYYHLHLLELNGHFGCTDKSEDVIDYIPGVQSIRPKDLMSYLQETDTTSICHQIISNAFEDVRSADFILCNTIQELEPETISALQVEKSFFAIGPVFPPEFNKIDVATSMWSEFDCTHWLDLQQHATVFSDDPNPLPEDFQSETHGRGLIIPWCCQKQVLTHTAIGGFLTHCGWNSILEAIWCQVPLLCFPLLTDQFTNRKLVVDDWKIGLNLCDKNQITKDEVLEKIHHLMYGKSSDEFRNAIKKVKKMLENAIRAGGSSQENLDNFIGTVYLLAGKELTHPEDESSRDEDVEVDVRAYKDG
- the LOC107799914 gene encoding bidirectional sugar transporter SWEET4-like isoform X5, whose product is MVFDRDNARFAVGVFGSTVALILFLSPLPTFIHTWKKKSMEKFSPFPYIATFLNCGLWLLYGLPWIQPHGGILIMTINGIGLGIEIVYLTLFVLYSERKQRMKVFFIVLSEIMFIGLIAILVITLVHSHEKRSTIVGNICMVGNILMYGSPLAIMKLVIKTKSVEYMPFFLSFFSFLCSASWTTYALIRLDVYILTPNLIGTVLGLVQLLLYATMRQIAERKAQGKLDLVEKTVSGVTKNTSNEASV